The DNA window ACTTAATATGACGGGTAAGAAGAACTTATTTAAACTCATTTCTATGTCTCATACCGATTATTTTAAGCGTGTAGCTTGTATTCCCAAATCTAAATTAGTAGAGTTAAGAGAAGGATTATTGATTCTGTCGGGTTGCGAAAAGGGTGAGTTCTTCGAAACGGTGCTCAACAAATCGGTTGAAGAAGCAGAGGCTGTAGCTGAGTTCTATGACATTTTGGAGATTCAGCCATTGACGATGTATATGCATCTAGTCGATAAGGGACTCGTTGGTAGTCCCGAAGAACTGAAGACAGCGATCACTAAGGTATGTGAGATTGGATTCAAACTTGGCAAGCCAGTGGTAGCGACTGGAAACGTACATTATTTGGAACCACGGGACAAGCTGTATCGCGATATTACGATTCATGGGATTACGGGATTCAGTCCACTTAAGGATCAGAATAAACCTGATGCACATTTCCGCACGACCGATGAAATGCTGGCTGAATTTGAGTTTTTGGGCAAGGAAAAAGCTTATGAGGTTGTCGTAACGAATACATCGGAACTCGCGGACTCTTTTGAAGAGCTTGAATTATTCCCTGATAAACTGTTCACCCCTATTATCGAAGGGGCGGATGAGGAAATTCGCCAGACATGCTATGACACAGCTAAATCGATCTATGGTGAGGAATTACCAGAAGTCGTTGTCGCGAGATTAGAAAAGGAACTGGAGCCGATTATTAAATATGGGTTCTCCGCCAACTATCTGATCTCTGAACGATTGGTTAAAAAATCTAATCAGGACGGATATCTCGTTGGATCACGGGGATCTGTTGGTTCTTCGGTTGTAGCTATGTTCTTAGGTATTTCTGAGGTTAATCCACTTCCTGCACATTATATTTGCACTAATTCGGAATGTAGACACAGCGAGTGGTTCCTTGACGGTAGCGTACCTAGTGGCTTTGACCTTCCCGATAAACCATGCCCGAAATGTAACGGCAACCTAAAGGGTGAAGGACAAGATATTCCATTTGAAACGTTCCTTGGCTTTAAAGGGGATAAGGTTCCCGATATTGACCTTAACTTCTCGGGGGAATATCAGCCAACAGCTCATAACTACACGAAAGAAATATTTGGTGAGAAAAATGTATTCCGTGCAGGAACGATAGGAACTATAGCAGATAAAACTGCCTTCGGATATGCGAAGAAATACGAAGAAGAGCATCAGAAACAATGGCGGGGAGCTGAGCTTAACCGACTTGCATCAGGTTGCACGGGTGTAAAGAGAAGTACGGGCCAGCATCCCGGCGGGATCGTCGTTGTACCGGATTATATGGAAGTAGAAGATATAACACCAGTTCAATTCCCGGCGGATGATGTCAATGCAGAATGGAAAACTACACACTTTGATTATCATGCTTTTGATGCCAACTTACTAAAGCTCGATATTCTGGGGCACGATGACCCGACGATGATGCGGATGCTTCAGGATTTAACGGGAGTAGACCCAACAACGATACCGATGAACGATCCCAAAGTTATGAGCATGTTCAACTCAACAGAGGCGCTTGGAGTTAGTCCACAGCAAATCCGTTCGGCGGTTGCAACTTATGGGGTTCCTGAAATGGGGACGAAATTCGTTCGTCAAATGCTAGTGGAAGCACAACCAAGCTCTTTTGCCGACTTATTGCAAATCTCGGGATTGTCACACGGTACAGGGGTATGGCTGGGGAACGCTCAAGAATTGATCAAGGGCGGGACATGCAATATCAAGACCGTAATAGGTTGTCGGGACGATATCATGCTGTTCTTGATTTACAAAGCGGGTATGGATGCTGGACTAGCATTTAAGATTACGGAAAGTGTGCGTAAAGGGAAAGGTCTAACGCAGGAATGGATCGATGAGATGAAGCGATGCAAGGTACCGGGATGGTATATTGATTCTTGTCTTAAAATCCAGTACATGTTCCCGAAAGCCCACGCAGCCGCTTATGTCATTTCAGCTGTGCGTACGGCTTACTTCAAGTTATATCATCCTATTGAATACTATGCTACTTACTTTTCAGTAAGGGCAGAGGATTTTGATATCGAACTGTGTTGTCAGGGCTATGAAGCTATTTATCGTAAAATCGAAGAGATCGAGCAAAAGGGATTCCAGGCTTTACCAAAAGAGAAGGGCATGTTGCCGATTCTAGAAATGGCACTGGAGATGACAGCACGTGGATTCCGATTCAAAAGCATCGATCTGTATCAATCAGATG is part of the Paenibacillus segetis genome and encodes:
- a CDS encoding PolC-type DNA polymerase III, whose product is MTELGDKRTRLELLMKQAEVPATLIDPYFLDGYIEQVEVSRSNREWKITIRKDNLVPAQAYRTFCLRVQERMEHIAHISFQFRYGTGLSTSEIVMEYWKLFLEWVQQEVPSVNGWMARAIFEVENDLLSVTLGDAMALELARKKNIDQAIVSFYERFFSLELRVKLLTGEKNAEAFEEFQQRIVEEEREVIQRLMEDNAVEELVEEIVDGEVIKLQIGYDIKEQAVPLQQIQDEEKKITIQGTIFGLESKELRNGNTLFTFYLTDFTDSLQMKMFAKNKEDLKIMGQLANGKWVRARGRVEMDRFMTIPELVMIPSDLCEVPAPPSRKDNAAEKRVEFHLHTTMSTMDAVTPIADYVKTAAKWGHKAIAVTDHSGVQSYPDAAKAAKKNGIKMIYGVEANVVNDNVAVVLNPREEDLKTTTYIVFDIETTGLSVTQNKIIEIAAVKMIEGKEVDRYATFVNPHVRIPYNIQQLTNINDDMVKDAPELEPVLQQFIDFAGDAVLVAHNARFDVGFVNAKLKELGRPPMDNPVLDTLEMARMLFPTMKNHRLNTLAAKYKVSLENHHRAIDDTLALGEILNGLIEDAAKIEGIKTLDRLNDKVGKDLSNARPFHCGIYALNMTGKKNLFKLISMSHTDYFKRVACIPKSKLVELREGLLILSGCEKGEFFETVLNKSVEEAEAVAEFYDILEIQPLTMYMHLVDKGLVGSPEELKTAITKVCEIGFKLGKPVVATGNVHYLEPRDKLYRDITIHGITGFSPLKDQNKPDAHFRTTDEMLAEFEFLGKEKAYEVVVTNTSELADSFEELELFPDKLFTPIIEGADEEIRQTCYDTAKSIYGEELPEVVVARLEKELEPIIKYGFSANYLISERLVKKSNQDGYLVGSRGSVGSSVVAMFLGISEVNPLPAHYICTNSECRHSEWFLDGSVPSGFDLPDKPCPKCNGNLKGEGQDIPFETFLGFKGDKVPDIDLNFSGEYQPTAHNYTKEIFGEKNVFRAGTIGTIADKTAFGYAKKYEEEHQKQWRGAELNRLASGCTGVKRSTGQHPGGIVVVPDYMEVEDITPVQFPADDVNAEWKTTHFDYHAFDANLLKLDILGHDDPTMMRMLQDLTGVDPTTIPMNDPKVMSMFNSTEALGVSPQQIRSAVATYGVPEMGTKFVRQMLVEAQPSSFADLLQISGLSHGTGVWLGNAQELIKGGTCNIKTVIGCRDDIMLFLIYKAGMDAGLAFKITESVRKGKGLTQEWIDEMKRCKVPGWYIDSCLKIQYMFPKAHAAAYVISAVRTAYFKLYHPIEYYATYFSVRAEDFDIELCCQGYEAIYRKIEEIEQKGFQALPKEKGMLPILEMALEMTARGFRFKSIDLYQSDATKFTVDGDSLIPPFSALAGIGENAARNIAAAKELGEYLSIEDFQQKSKASKTVVELLGTLGCFRGLPESNQLSLF